From the genome of Argentina anserina chromosome 4, drPotAnse1.1, whole genome shotgun sequence, one region includes:
- the LOC126789792 gene encoding probable linoleate 9S-lipoxygenase 5, with product MFQIPHIVPNIIDNLKNGSSKKIKGTVVLMKNNVLDFNDFHASVVDRVHELLGQGVSLQLISGDSSYGSQGKLGKVAYLENWITTLGPVTAGETAFKVTFDVEGEIGVPGAFIIRNNHNSEFFLKTVTLDEVPGAGQILFVCNSWVYPASKYKKDRIFFANKTYLPSDTPLPLRQYRQQELEQLRGNGKGELKEWDRVYDYALYNDLGDPDKGSKYVRPILGGSSQFPYPRRGRTSRPPTRTDPNSESKLPLVDTMRLNIYVPRDERFGHLKMSDFLAYALKALAHSVRPALQAMFDLKLTPNEFDSFEEVLNLYEGGFPLPEGFLKNIRDNIPLPMIKEIFRTDGERFLKFPVPSVIKEDKTAWRTDEEFAREMLAGVNPINIRRLQVFPPASKLDPRVYGDHRSTITEEHIKHNLDGLTVHQALKDNRLFILDHHDAFMPYLRKVNSSTDNRIYGSRTLLFLKKDGTLKPLVIELSLPHPEGDQFGCTSKVYTQAEHGVQSSIWQLAKAYVAVNDTGSHQLVSHWLNTHAVVEPFIIATNRQLSVLHPVHKLLHPHFRDTMNINAQARQVLVNAGGVLEATIFADKYALEFSATAYKNWIFPDQALPADLIKRGVAVEDANSPHGIRLLIEDYPFAVDGLNIWSAIKTWVTDYCSFYYKTDDMVQQDIELQSWWKELVEKGHGDKKNEPWWPKMQTLDELIETCTIVIWTSSALHAAVNFGQFPLAGYNPNRPTISRRFMPEIGTPEFEELKTNPDLAFLKTITDQLHTLLGVSLLEILSKHASDEVYLGQRYTPGWTSDTKVLEAFERFGKRLAGIEDGIMRMNNDGKLKNRVGPVKVPYTLLYPTSEAGLSGKGIPNSISI from the exons ATGTTTCAAATCCCCCATATTGTCCCAAACATCATTGACAACCTCAAAAATGGTTCCAGTAAGAAGATCAAAGGAACCGTGGTGCTGATGAAGAATaatgtgttggatttcaacgACTTTCATGCTTCTGTTGTCGACCGTGTGCATGAGTTGTTGGGTCAAGGCGTTTCTTTGCAACTCATTAGTGGTGATTCTT CATATGGatcgcaagggaaactcggAAAAGTAGCATATTTGGAAAACTGGATTACTACACTCGGTCCCGTAACAGCAGGAGAGACTGCATTCAAGGTTACCTTTGACGTTGAAGGAGAAATTGGAGTTCCAGGAGCATTCATAATAAGAAACAATCATAACAGTGAGTTCTTCCTTAAGACAGTCACACTCGATGAGGTTCCTGGTGCTGGTCAGATCCTCTTTGTATGCAACTCATGGGTATACCCTGCTTCCAAGTACAAGAAGGACCGTATTTTCTTTGCTAACAAG ACGTATCTTCCAAGTGACACTCCATTGCCGCTGCGTCAATACAGACAACAGGAACTTGAACAGTTAAGAGGAAACGGAAAAGGAGAGCTTAAGGAATGGGACAGGGTTTACGACTATGCTTTGTACAATGATCTCGGTGACCCAGACAAGGGTTCAAAATATGTCCGTCCAATTCTTGGAGGGTCTAGCCAGTTCCCTTACCCGCGTCgaggaagaactagtcgaccACCAACAAGAACAG ATCCCAACAGTGAGAGTAAGCTGCCTCTAGTTGATACGATGCGCTTAAACATTTATGTGCCAAGAGATGAAAGATTTGGACATTTGAAGATGTCCGACTTCCTTGCTTATGCACTGAAAGCTTTGGCTCACTCCGTTAGACCAGCACTACAAGCTATGTTCGATTTAAAGTTAACTCCCAATGAGTTTGATAGCTTTGAAGAGGTTCTCAACCTGTATGAAGGAGGGTTTCCATTACCTGAAGGTTTTCTGAAGAATATTAGGGACAACATTCCTTTGCCAATGATCAAGGAAATTTTCCGAACTGACGGTGAACGATTCCTTAAATTTCCAGTGCCTAGTGTGATCAAag AGGATAAGACTGCTTGGAGGACGGACGAAGAATTTGCTAGAGAAATGTTGGCTGGGGTCAACCCTATCAATATCCGTCGACTCCAA GTGTTTCCACCAGCGAGCAAACTAGACCCAAGAGTTTATGGTGATCACAGAAGTACCATAACAGAAGAACACATCAAGCATAACTTGGATGGGCTAACGGTGCACCAG GCACTCAAAGACAACAGGTTATTCATACTAGACCATCATGATGCCTTCATGCCTTACCTGAGGAAGGTAAACTCATCAACAGATAATAGGATCTATGGCAGTAGAACCCTCCTTTTCTTGAAAAAAGATGGGACTTTGAAGCCATTGGTGATCGAACTGAGCTTGCCTCATCCCGAAGGAGATCAATTTGGCTGCACTAGTAAAGTGTACACACAAGCTGAACATGGTGTTCAGAGCTCGATATGGCAACTAGCTAAGGCCTATGTGGCTGTAAATGACACTGGATCTCATCAACTTGTCAGTCACTG GTTGAATACCCATGCTGTCGTTGAGCCGTTTATAATAGCCACCAACAGGCAGCTGAGCGTGCTTCATCCAGTTCACAAACTTCTGCATCCTCACTTCCGTGACACCATGAATATAAATGCACAGGCTAGGCAAGTTCTCGTTAATGCTGGTGGCGTTCTGGAGGCTACAATCTTTGCAGATAAGTATGCCTTGGAATTTTCAGCTACAGCTTATAAGAATTGGATTTTCCCAGACCAAGCTCTACCTGCAGATCTAATCAAGAG AGGGGTGGCTGTTGAAGACGCCAATTCTCCACACGGTATTCGCCTACTGATAGAGGACTACCCATTTGCTGTTGATGGATTGAATATTTGGTCTGCAATAAAAACTTGGGTGACAGATTATTGCTCCTTCTACTACAAGACTGATGATATGGTCCAACAAGATATTGAACTTCAGTCATGGTGGAAGGAACTTGTGGAGAAGGGTCATGGTGACAAAAAGAATGAACCTTGGTGGCCTAAAATGCAAACTCTTGACGAGCTCATCGAAACATGCACTATTGTCATTTGGACTTCTTCGGCTCTCCATGCAGCCGTCAACTTCGGACAGTTTCCTTTGGCAGGATACAATCCGAACCGGCCAACTATAAGCAGAAGATTCATGCCTGAGATTGGAACCCCAGAATTTGAAGAGCTCAAGACCAACCCTGATTTGGCTTTCTTGAAAACTATCACTGATCAGCTTCATACTCTACTTGGTGTTTCGTTGCTGGAAATTTTATCTAAGCATGCTAGCGACGAAGTTTATTTGGGGCAGagat ACACACCTGGATGGACATCGGACACAAAAGTCTTGGAAGCCTTCGAAAGGTTCGGAAAGAGACTAGCTGGAATTGAGGATGGTATTATGCGAATGAACAATGACGGGAAGCTGAAGAACCGAGTTGGACCGGTTAAGGTGCCTTATACTTTGCTCTATCCCACCAGTGAAGCTGGACTTTCTGGCAAAGGAATCCCTAATAGTATCTCGATCTAA
- the LOC126789806 gene encoding EG45-like domain containing protein: MGFEFRVLMVVMVATVVCLPTVTFAVHGTATFYTPPYVPSSCYGYKNDGVMIAAASDAIWDKRAACGRMYRVKCIGATNQGIPQPCKGTSVVVKIVDYCPPGCHGTIDLSKEAFAKIANTDAGKIKIEYTR, translated from the exons ATGGGATTCGAATTCCGTGTTCtcatggtggtgatggtggccACGGTTGTATGCCTTCCCACAGTCACGTTTGCTGTCCATGGAACTGCCACCTTCTATACACCTCCATATGTTC CTTCGTCATGCTACGGATACAAGAACGATGGGGTGATGATAGCTGCAGCGAGCGATGCCATTTGGGATAAAAGAGCAGCTTGTGGAAGAATGTATAGAGTGAAATGCATTGGTGCCACTAACCAAGGTATACCACAACCTTGCAAGGGTACCAGCGTTGTCGTGAAGATCGTCGACTACTGCCCTCCTGGATGCCATGGAACTATAGATCTCTCCAAGGAAGCCTTTGCTAAAATTGCTAATACTGATGCTGGTAAAATCAAGATCGAGTATACTAGGTAA
- the LOC126789807 gene encoding putative EG45-like domain containing protein 1: MGLEKIVLTLSIVACLVSISTAKPGIATFYTNYVPSACYGSTQEGVMIAAAGDAIWNNGAACGKYVTVKCTGPRNPVPHPCTGESVKVKIVDHCPGCPSTLDLSKEAFTKIANPVAGIINIDYW; this comes from the exons atggggTTGGAGAAGATTGTGCTCACCTTGAGCATCGTCGCCTGCCTTGTCTCGATCTCTACGGCCAAACCAGGAATTGCTACTTTCTACACAAACTATGTTC CTTCAGCATGCTACGGTAGCACCCAAGAGGGCGTGATGATTGCAGCAGCAGGGGACGCCATATGGAACAATGGTGCAGCGTGTGGGAAATATGTCACTGTGAAATGCACAGGTCCGAGGAATCCAGTACCACATCCTTGCACTGGTGAGAGCGTTAAAGTAAAAATTGTGGATCATTGTCCAGGATGCCCATCAACTCTCGACCTTTCTAAAGAGGCTTTCACCAAAATTGCCAACCCTGTTGCTGGAATTATTAACATTGATTATTGGTAG
- the LOC126789805 gene encoding EG45-like domain containing protein — MGVEMQLVCVVVAMVACLPLVAYADEGTATFYTPPYVPSSCNGLKNDGVMIAAASSAIWDNRGACGRRYRVKCTGATNQGVPKPCKGNSVVVKIVDFCPPGCRGTIDLSQEAFAAIANPDAGKIKIEFTEV; from the exons ATGGGAGTTGAAATGCAATTGGTGTGTGTGGTAGTGGCCATGGTTGCATGCCTTCCCTTAGTCGCGTATGCGGACGAGGGGACTGCAACTTTTTATACACCTCCTTACGTTC CCTCCTCGTGCAACGGGTTAAAAAATGACGGTGTGATGATAGCTGCAGCAAGCAGTGCCATTTGGGACAACAGAGGTGCTTGTGGAAGAAGGTATAGAGTGAAATGTACAGGAGCCACAAACCAAGGTGTGCCAAAACCTTGCAAAGGTAACAGCGTTGTGGTCAAAATCGTAGATTTCTGTCCTCCCGGATGTCGAGGAACCATCGATCTCTCTCAAGAAGCCTTTGCTGCAATTGCTAACCCTGATGCTGgcaaaatcaaaattgaatTCACTGA GGTTTGA